ATCGCCTCGTACGAAGGCGTGGGGAACATCACCGTCGAAAACAACATAGTTCATAATTTCAGCTACACGGGTATCGATTTCTACAACTTTACCAACGACGCAGCCACCTCGAACAACCTGATCGCGCACAACCTAATCCAAAACCTCGGCGCGTTCGATTGGGGCATCGGCGTGCTGATATACAACAACTTCTACGCGGATATCGTCGAGAACAAGATCGAGGACGTGCGGGTCGGCGTGCAGACCGGCAATTTCTATCAGGCCAACCCCGGCGCGACGGCGAATATCTCCGAAAATGAGATTTCCGCCCGCCGCCGCGGCATCTTCTACAACTTGCATTACGCCAACGCATCGCCGTTTACGGTTGAAGACAATGCGATTACGGCGGTCGATGACCCGTCGGCGCCGATCAACACCACCTGGGCCGGGATGTTGATCTCCTCGCAGCAAACGGCGGTCTCCGCCGACTTCATCAACAACACCATCGACGGCAGCGCTACCACGAGCATCGCAACCACGGCGGGCTACAATGTCTGGAATACGCCGACGACCGGCAGCTTGACGATTTCTGGCGGCTCGGTCAGCGGCGTGGGCTACGGCGTGTGGGTCAACAACTACGAAGGTTATAACAGCGACGCCGACAACACCGACATCACCATCAGCGGCGTGAACGTCACGGCCGAGTTGATCGGTGTCTACGTGCTGGACAGCGCCTCGAACACGAACGGCTCCGCGGTTTCGGCCACGATCGACAACGATACCGAAATCACGACGACCGACATCGCAGGCGTGGGGATCAAAATCGAAGGCGCCGATGCCAGCGCCACGATCACCGGCAACGACAACTCCATTCACGACAACCAAGTCGGCATCGATGTCGATGGCGGGAAGGCACTGGTTGAAAACAACGACTTGAACGGCAACACGATCGGCGCGTTGATTCAAAACGGCGGCATCGCCGATCTGGGCGATCAGGGCACGAACTTTACCGGCCTGGGAATCAGCGCCGGCGGCAACGATTTCAGCAGCTACACCGCCGCCGCGACGGCTTTGTCCGGCGCAATCGTGAACCTTAACACCGGCGGAGCGTATTCCGATCCCGGTCCGCAGGGTTTTGCCGGGCCAGAATACGATGTGGCTGCGTTCGGTAATTTGTGGAACGATGCAACGCCAGCCGGCATTGAAAATGTCGTATGGCACGATGCGGACGATTCGAGCCTTGGATTCATTGACTATGCCTCGCTGACGAATCTCGTAATCGACGATCTCAGCATGACGCCGATCGACGAAAACGACGTCGTCACATTGAATGTTTCGTTCACCAACGACGCTCAAGATCATACGCTGACGATCAATTGGGGTGACGGCGTGACCGATGTCGTTCATCTCGTGCCGGGAGTATTCGCGTATCCTGCGATGCACACCTATCTGGATGATGGGCCATATCCCGGCAACGGCACGAGCAGCGACGCGAACAATGTTTCTGTCACGGTGCAGGAAGGCTGGATGCCTGCGACGGGGGCGATGCTCGGCGATTCGACCAGCGTGACGGTCAACAATGTTGCCCCACAGTTGACTTCGTTAATCGGAGATACGATCAACGAAGGCGGCCTCGCCACGATTACCACCATCATCAGCGACCCCGGCACTCAGGATGTGTTTAGCATCAACGTCGATTGGCAAGATGGCACGCTGATCGACACCATCGGTGGGCTTGGAACCAGCGACGCCAGCGGTACGGCCGCCAATGGCACCGGCTACGTGTGGGTTGCCGCGACGCGCAGCTTGACGCTCACCCATACGTATCTAGACGACGGACCGTCGCCTGGCAATGCAACCAGCAGCGATCTGTACGTCGTTGGTCTGTCGGTGGACGACGACGATTTGGGCAACGATAGCGACACGGTCTATGTGACGGTCGACAATGTCGATCCGGTCATCGACACGCTCAATATCGGCTCGCCAATCAACGAGTTCACTTCGACCACGCTCGGCGGCACCTATCACGACGATGGCACGCTCGACGTGCATCAACTGGATATCGACTGGGATGGCGACAATGTATACGACGAAACGGTCCCGGTTAGCGGAGGCACATTCAGCGTAAACCACACCTACAACGTCGATGGTGTATTCACGGTTAACGTGCAACTTCGCGACGACGATTTGGGCGCCGCGACTGGTTCAACGTCGATTACCGTCATTAACGACACGCTCCGCGTGATTAGCTTCTCGTCCAATGCCAGCGGGTTCGACGTGACGTTCAACCGAGCGCCGAATTTGGCCCCTCTGAATTTATATTCCGGCTTGCCGGGCGGCTTCGATCCAGCCGACGTCACGCTGGTCGGCAACAGCGTCGGCAATGTCAGCGGTTCGATGGTTTGGGAAGCCGGCACCAAGACGCTGCATTTCATCAAGACCAGCGGCATCTTGGCGAACGACACTTACACGGTCACGCTGGTCAGCGGCTCAACCGCCTTCCACGATGCTTTCGGCAAGCTCGACGGCGACGGCGATCTGGACGACACGGAAGTGCCGGACGATTACACCAATAGCTTTGCGGTGAATGTGGTGGTAGGCACTCGCGTCGTCGAAGTGAATGACTTCGCCCGCGGCACCGGCCAGCACGTGGACGACAATCCGACGGTCGTCCTGTCGCGGTTGGCAGTCAGCGTCAGCAACCGCAACTTGCTACGGTCGATCGACTTCAACTTCCGCTACGATCCGGCGCTACTAAATGTCGCGGGCGCTTCGTTGGTTTCCGGCCTGCCAGGGGATTGGCAAATCGTCTTCAGTGGCGGCGGCAACACGGGAGTGCTGCACGTGGTGGCGTTCGGAGTGACTCCCCTCGCAGGGGGCGACGCGCCGATCGTGCTGATCGACGCCTCGGTTCCCAATTCCGCGGCTTACGGCGCATCGGAGGTCATGCGGATTACCGATCTAACCCTTGGCGTTGATGACGGAATGGGATCGGTCGTTCCGCCCGCCGAGACACCAATCGGAGACTTTGCGGTTCATAAGAACGTCTACCTCGGCGATGCCGATGGCGACGGATTCTACAGCGGCTTCGACGCCGCTTACATTGCCCGCACGGCGCCAATCACCGGGCCGCTCGACACCGGCTACTACGCCCACGACTGGACCGACCCTGTCATCGTCGGCGACGTGGACGGCAACGGCGTGATTCAAGGCATCGACGCTTCGATTGTCGCTCAGAAGTCGGTGTTCCTGCCCACGCCGCAGATTCCAAATTTGCCTGGCCTTCCTCTGACGCCCGTTGGAGGCGGCATCGACCCGCTGCTCAGCATCGACGACAACATTCCGATTAATTTGTGCGGAGTGCTTGTGCCAGTAAAGATCGATTCGCCGGTTAGCCTGCCAGGATTGACCTTCGTGACCGCCTACGATGCCAGTGCGATGGATTTCCACGATGCCACGCAGGGTGCGTTCTGGTCGGCCGGCAGCGGTTGGAGCATTATCGCGAATGAGCCGACGCCCGGCACGATCTACGTAACGATGTATCGTTCGACCGTCAGCCCGCCGGGCAATGGTACGATCGCGAATCTGCAGTTCCACGTCGAGCTGACCACTCCGATGAACACGTACCCAGTGACGGTTGATATCTCTAATCCAGGTCAAGGCGATCTGACGTGGACGCATGACGATGGAAGCGTGGTGGTCGATACGAATCCGGCGTTTCAGCCGGGTGATTTCGATGGAGACAGCGATGTCGATGGCGCCGATTTTGTGATCTGGCAAACACATTTTCCGATGGCCAACGGCGCGATGCCCACCGATGGCGACGGCGATTGCGACGGCGACGTCGACGGTGCGGACTTCGTGATCTGGCAGACGCATTTCCCCACAGCGCCAGGCCCAGGCGCGGCACAGGAAGCAAACGCTGGTGAAGCTACGGTTGCATCCGGCCAGGCCGCGACTGGCTCCACTGGCCAATCGGCAGGTGACGCATCCGGCGCAGTGATGAACTATACCGCTGGCAATGCCTCGGACGGAGCTGAGGCAGCAGATTGGGCGAGCGGCGATTCTGCCAGCGATCGGCCGAGTTCCAGCAGCGCCGCCAGCGCGGCGACCAGTATTGTTTTGGCATCCTCTGCCTCGGGCCCAACGTCGTCGGGCGCCATTGCAGAGGAACAGCAGTCTGCCGATTCGTTCGTCAGCACGATCGACTCGTCGATCACTGCAGACCTGTCGACTTCGAGTAATGAAACTGGACTGATTCCAACTTTCACTGCCATCGTCGCTTCGCCGACAGTTGAAACCGCAGCAAGCGTCTCGACAGCGTCGTCGGCCTCCACCGAAGCCACCGTGGACGGCGATAATGGTGCAAGCAATCCGTCGACAATTAGTTCTTCGATGGCGCTTTCGATACTCGACAAACCGACGGTGTTTTCGGCCACCGAGGGCTATGGCCATTCGGCCAACACCTTACGTATGGGCCCTCAATCGATCGCTGAACTGGACGAACTGTTTGCCGATGCACTCCTCGATCCCACCGATGAGGCCTGCAACGAGCTTGCCGAGGCAGTTTGCGAAGATACCAGCGCCAAGCCGGAAGACGCCTTCGCCAATTGGGTTGGCGCGGTGTTGGAAGTGTAGCGCCAAGAGCACAATTTCAAATGATTCATGCTTCCGCCTATATTCATGCGAACTAGGTGAAATAGGGAACTTCGTCGGCTGATGCCGTCAAAGTCTTCCTGGCTTGACTAATTAAAATCCGCGCGCGCCGTCAAGTTTTACCAAACGGCGCTCTCGCCGCATTCAAGTTTGGCGAACCTATTGCGGTTGCCGATGATTCTGGCAGAACCAGATTTGCCCACCGGGCAGAGCCTGCCGATGGTTCCGGTCGCGCGATCTCCCGTAAATTGCGACGGCCTCTCATCTTGTCTGCATTCTTGCACCGACGCTCGACCCGCGCCGATGATTCAACTTCCACCAGTACAGGCCGCCGCCAAGGCATGTCGCGTCACCGCCCAAATTACGCTCCGATGGAGCGCCGGGATATTTTCCGTCGCGGCATACCTGTTGATGACAGCGGCGGCGGTTGGGCAAATCACTCCACTCCCATCCGTGATTGAAAGCAACCCTCCTGCTTGGGGATCGTCGCTATCGCCATTGAACGGTGCATCGGAAATCGAAGAAACGATGCCGCCAAGCGTGTGGTCGCCACCCCCTGCTGGCGTCGGCCCCAAGCTTCCCAAGTGCGAAGATTGTACAGACGAGTGGCACTGGCAAGTATTGCCGCACAATTTGATCTATCAATCATACATGGCCGGAATGAAAGAGCCGCGGCTGGCGAGCTTTTGGAACAACGACCCGAAGATCGGTACGATGTGGGATATCGCGCTTGGCGGTCGAGCTGGTTTATGGCGCTACGGCAACGACAATCCCGACTGGCCAGAAGGCTGGGAACTCGACATCGAAGGGGCGGTCTTTCCGCGTCTCGATCCGCTGGGAGAAAGCACGCCGCTGCTGGCTTCCGATTACCGTTTTGGCATTCCGCTGACTTATGGTCGCGGCAATTGGCAATTCAAGCTTGGCTATTACCACATTAGTTCGCATTTGGGTGATGAATTTGTTCTCTCGGTAGATCCGGATCGAGGCGCTGGACGAATCAACTTCGTTCGCGACGGCATCGTGTTTGGCGCCGGCTATTTTTTCACACCAGCTTTTCGGCTGTACGGAGAAGTCGGCTACTCGCCGGCCGCCAGCGGCGGAGCCGAACCATTGGAGTTTCAATTCGGATTCGACTGGATGCAAGCCCGCAACACCGGCATGCGCGGCGGGCCATTCTTGGCAACCAATGCCGATTTGCGTCAGGAAGTCGATTTCGGCGGCAACTTCGTGGTTCAGGCCGGTTGGATGTGGCGTCAATATGTGCGTGGTCCGATCTTCCGAATCGGCGCGCAGTACTTCTATGGCAATGACGACCAGTTCGAGTTCTTCCAAAGAACCACGTCGCGGATCGGGTGGGGAATTTGGTATGACTTCTGACGGCTAGGCAGCGCCCACCAGTACTCCATTCGGCCCCCGGTGAACTTGGCGAAACGCCGCGAAACGGAGTACTTGCTTCTCGACGCATGTACAACGCGCGACACCGTAGCCGCGAGAACGACGATTTTCATTGGTGATGGTTAGTGCGGCCATCTCCCGGAAGGGAAATTCTGGAGAGAGATCGGCAGGCGCAGCCAGAGAAGCATTTTTTCCGCAAACCCGCGATCCTGGCAATTGGATGTTCGGCATGAATTCGACGATTTATTAAGGGCCGGCTAATGCGAGAATGAAACTGAGGTTCGAGAATTCAGGTAGAATGTTTGGGTGCATTCCATTTCGCGAGTTGAGGAACCAATTGCCGTGACCCCAAATTATTCTCCGCCTGCTGTCGCAAGAATCGTGATTTCGTGTCTCACGGCCCACGCGATGATCTTGTCAGCGCTGGTCGGTACGGCCCAAGCGGCGCGCGTGGCGGCGCCGAAGCTGCTTCCCAAGAGTACCTATTTCTATCTGCAGGTCGCCAATGTACCAGAACTGGTCGGCGCCTTTCAGCAAACCAATCTCGGCCGCATGATCGCCGACCCGCAAATCAAGCCGTTCGTTAAGAAACTCTACGACTCCGTCGGCAATGCGATGGAACAGTTGAAAGATCGAACCGGCTTTTCGGTTGACGAGTTGGCGAGCATTCCCAAGGGAGAAATCACATTGGCCGCGATGCCCGCCGAGGGACAACAAGTGGCAATGGTGTTCATTGTCGATTGCGGCGACGCGGCGACGACCAAGAAGCTAATCGGCGCCATGGGCCGCATGTTGGACGAGGACGGCCAAACGCCGCGGGAAGATGTTGCCGACGGCGTGACGCTTTACGTCGGCCGGCAAATGGGCCCCATGCAATTCGTCTATTTCGAGCACGAATCGGCAGTCGTCGCGACGAGTACGGTCGATTCGGCCAAACAGCTACTCCAACAGTGGAACGATGGAGCCAAGGAATCGCTGGCCGACAATGCCCGGTTCCAATCGATCATGAACCGCTGCCGCGGCACCAAAGACGAACCGCCGCAAATCGTCTTTTTCACCGATCCTTTGGAATGGCTGTGGGATTCCAGTAAATTTAGCCCCGGCCTGCAGTTCGGCTTGCGATTGCTGCCGGCACTAGGGCTGGATGGCTTCAAAGGCGTCGGTGGCAGCATGGTGCTGGCGAGCGAAGATTTCGATTCGATCCTGCACGTTCATGTGCTACTCGACAGTCCGCGATCGGGCGTGCTGGACGCGATCGCGCTCGATTCGGGAGATGATACGCCGCCGCATTGGGTTCCGGACGACGTGAATCAGTACAGATCGTTTCATGCCGACTTTAAGCAAGCCGTTGAAAAGGCTACGAAGCTGGCCGACTCATTCCGTGGATTGGAAGCTGGCACGACCGCAGGGCGACTCGACGACCGCGCGAAGAGCATTCTTGGCATCCATGTCGCCGACGACCTGTTGCCGGCGATTACCGGCCGCATAGTGCATATCAACCGCTTCGTCGAACCGCCGCGCGCCGGAGTCGGTCCGTCGAACTTGGTTGCCATCGAATTGCGTGATGCCATTGTATTTGGCAGGGCATATGAGAAAGTCATCGACCATTTCATCGACCGCTTTGAGAAACATCCCGTTGCCTCGGTCAACTATTACCGGCGAAAGTCGGATAGCAAGCCTAGTGACGAGCAACCCATACCCTGTTTTGCGATGGTCGATAATTGGATATTTGTCGGCGATCAGCCGTGGATGATGGAGTACATCCTCAACCAGCGCGACGAAACCGCAAACCGACTATCCGCCGCACTCGACTTCAAGCTGATTGCCAGCAAAATCGCTCGTCAGCCTGGCGGCGATCGACCGACGATGATGAGTTACGAAAGAACGGAAGCTGGCTTCAAATACCTCTACGACTTAGCCAACTCCGAGCGAGCCAAAGCGCGGCTGCGCGATTTGGCCGCAGGCAACGGATTCTTGAAAGCGCTGAGCGCGGGGTTAAGCGACAATCCGTTGCCTCCGTGGACTGCGCTTTCCAAGTATTTAGCTCCCCAGGGTGGAATGCTGGTCAATGACGATTCCGGGATCCATCTCATGCGGTTTTCGCTGCGGCGGAAGTAGGCTTTGCCCCCCGCCATCGCATCGAAAAAATGGCGTGCTAGGCTTCAGGGTGCGTCCGACGTTATTCGCCGCTGTGAGTACTCTCAACCCGGTCAACAGTCATATGCCGCCCTTTGTTCGTATCGGCGCAGTAGTCATTACCGTTGGCCTATTTGGCTGGGAAACGGCGGCACGAGCAGATCTTGGATTGAACGACTTTCGCCAAATGCAGGGCGCTTGGACGCTGATGTATTCCGAACAAAACGGTGCGCAGTTGCTCTACGACGTATCCGGTCTGGGAAAGCTGCTGGTCAGCGGCGATCGCTATCTTCTCTCGCCACAATGTCCGGGCGCGGCCAGCGGCAGGTTCGCATTGAATGCCAGCCGCCAGCCGCGACAAATCGACTTCGTGCCGCTGGTCGGATCAAACGCCGGACAGTTGTTCCAAGGCATTTACGAGCTGAATGGAGACACGCAGCGGGTTTGTTTCGCGCCGCCGGGTCAACCGCGGCCAATCAGCTTTTTCACGATGCCCGGCACGGGGCAAATTAGCTATGTATGGCTGCGGATTCCAAATACTGCTCCAGCGGCAAACCGATTTCGTAGCTCTGCACCGGCCTTCCCGATTGAAACTCGTTAGGGTAAAAGTTCAAATGCAGCGACCATTGCTGCCGTCGTAAATCGCCGGCAAATGGGAATGTGCGCAAGTTCGGGCCAAATCTGAGCGTTGGAAACTGATTATTCCGACTGAACATGAAAACCAGTCCAATGAAATGGCCGCCAATCGAATAGTCCGATTTGTCACCACGGCGTCGAATTGCAATTACGTGAATCATCCGAATCTACCACTGCAGTAGGATTTAACCCGTCAGCCGTTTGACAACCTGGCGGTTCACCGTTCAAATTGAAGGTGCCTTTGAAGCAAGGTGACGATCCTGCATGCCTTGCGACAGCGTAAGAAAAGTGAGACCTCATGACGGAAACAGCGAAGAAAACGAAAGCCGCCGCGCCCAAAGAGGCGGTATCGGCGAAAGAGCCTCAAAAACGCCGGATTCTGTTGGTCGACGACGACTATGAAATTGTCGAGTCGATGCGACTGGCCTTAGGAGCCAAAGGCTACGATGTGGTCGTAGCACGTGACGGAAATCAAGGACTCGCCCTTTGCGAGCGGGATGATCCCGATTTAGTCATCCTCGACATGATGATGCCCAAGCGGAGCGGTTTTCTCGTTTTGGAAAAACTCCGCCGTACGCGGCCAATTCCCGTAAAAGTCATCATGGTGACCGCACACGAAGGCAGTCGGCACAAAGCATATGCTGAAATGCTCGGAGTCGACGACTACATCCGCAAGCCTTTCGCGATGGACAAATTGATCGATGCCGTCGAGCGGCTTTTGAGTTAATTCGCATCACTACATCGCGGGACAAGCATTGTCCAGTTCTCGTGGAATCGTCGCCTGTGCGGGTTGCCTGTGCGTTTGACTTCTCGCAAGTCGTTTGAGTTCAATCGCTTGCGACCGGGGAGCAAGCTGCGACATGAATTTGCTGGCTGTCCCCGCAGAAATTGCTGTTGCCTCAGACTTGCTTTCTAGCAATACTTGGGATAGTGGAGATACGACAAGCAAGGTTCGGAACGTCGCTTGCTTGCCGCGAACGAGAAGCAGGCCCCCTGCCAGCTGATCCGCCTCGCAAACACCTTTCCCGCTCTTTTGCAACTTCTCCGAAGGCTCGCTGTGGCGAGCATCTGCGAGTTGCCCTCGTTGTTGCCTACCGCAGCTAGCGCCTGCGCGCATCGAGGGATCTATCTCAAGAGGTTTCGCTTCTTGAGGGCAAGCTTGCTGCGCCTGTGCAAGGCTCAAGTTTTGACGATTGGGGAAATTGCAGAACGGAACGTGCTTCGCTGCGATACGGGTGACCGCTCGTCGGGGGCCGCCCATCGAACTCCCGCCTTGGCGGAGAGACGGTCGCGCCGCTGCCTCTTCGCCGATACCCGTTGTTCAGCGGCGCGGAGGGTGGTAGTCATGAACGGCGGCCGCGAAATCGTTTCGCTCATCGGGCAACGTCAAGACCTCGACCAGTTTCGCAAAAAGAACTGGGAAGGAACGTTCGATCAATATCTGGATGTCGTCGCCAGCGACCCGAAGGTAACGCGCAACGCCTTTCAGCGCGTCTACGACATGATCATGTCGTATGGAACAGAAACCTATGAAGTTGCGCGCGAAAAGCGAGTTCACTACAAATTCTTCGACGATCCCGATAATGCCGGTCAGGATGCGGTGTTCGGGCTCGATCATACGCTCGCGCAACTGGTGAATGCGTTCAAAAGCGCTGCCCAGGGGTACGGCATCGAAAAGCGAGTGCTTTTGTTGCACGGCCCCGTCGGCAGCAGCAAGAGCACCGTGGCCCGGCTCTTGAAGAAGGGCCTGGAACGATACTCGCAAAGCGATGCTGGAGCGCTGTATACGCTGGGCTGGGTCGATCTGGAAGATTCCAACCAGGTGCATTGGTGTCCGATGCACGAAGAACCGCTGCATTTGATCCCGACTCGATTTCGAGATGAGATTCAAGCGCGACTGAACTCCAATCTCGCAAAAGGAGAATATCAGGTCAAGATTCAAGGGGAGCTTTGTCCATTTTGCCGCTATGTGTACGGCGAACGCCTGAAACGCTACGAAGGAGACTGGACCCGCGTCGTTGCCGACATTCGCATCAAGCGGCTGATCCTCAGCGAGCAAGATCGCATCGGCATCGGCACCTTCCAGCCGAAAGACGAAAAGAATCAGGACAGCACCGAACTGACCGGCGATGTGAACTACCGAAAGATTGCTCAGTACGGCAGCGACAGCGATCCTCGGGCTTTCAATTTCGACGGCGAATTCAACATTGCCAACCGCGGCGTGATCGAATTTGTCGAAGTTTTGAAGCTCGACGTGGCCTTCTTGTACGACTTGCTCGGCGCAAGCCAGGAGCACAAAGTGAAGCCCAAGAAGTTTGCACAAACCGACATCGA
The Pirellulales bacterium genome window above contains:
- a CDS encoding DUF1207 domain-containing protein; the protein is MIQLPPVQAAAKACRVTAQITLRWSAGIFSVAAYLLMTAAAVGQITPLPSVIESNPPAWGSSLSPLNGASEIEETMPPSVWSPPPAGVGPKLPKCEDCTDEWHWQVLPHNLIYQSYMAGMKEPRLASFWNNDPKIGTMWDIALGGRAGLWRYGNDNPDWPEGWELDIEGAVFPRLDPLGESTPLLASDYRFGIPLTYGRGNWQFKLGYYHISSHLGDEFVLSVDPDRGAGRINFVRDGIVFGAGYFFTPAFRLYGEVGYSPAASGGAEPLEFQFGFDWMQARNTGMRGGPFLATNADLRQEVDFGGNFVVQAGWMWRQYVRGPIFRIGAQYFYGNDDQFEFFQRTTSRIGWGIWYDF
- a CDS encoding TIGR03067 domain-containing protein; amino-acid sequence: MSTLNPVNSHMPPFVRIGAVVITVGLFGWETAARADLGLNDFRQMQGAWTLMYSEQNGAQLLYDVSGLGKLLVSGDRYLLSPQCPGAASGRFALNASRQPRQIDFVPLVGSNAGQLFQGIYELNGDTQRVCFAPPGQPRPISFFTMPGTGQISYVWLRIPNTAPAANRFRSSAPAFPIETR
- a CDS encoding response regulator transcription factor, whose amino-acid sequence is MTETAKKTKAAAPKEAVSAKEPQKRRILLVDDDYEIVESMRLALGAKGYDVVVARDGNQGLALCERDDPDLVILDMMMPKRSGFLVLEKLRRTRPIPVKVIMVTAHEGSRHKAYAEMLGVDDYIRKPFAMDKLIDAVERLLS